TAAGCTTGCTGAGAAAGAGGAAGATGAAACATATCCTCCAGGTACTCAGTATGGATTACCTTTTCCACAATCCAGTCTATCTATTTAGCAAAAGATATGAGATGTGGGAATTTCTGATGAAGGCAATTATTCTCCCAAAGATCAGTCCAAAAAAACACAGAGCTCCCATCACCAATGTTACATCTTGCCATAGCTTTGTAAATGTCTAATAATTTTAGATGAGATCTCCACCAGAAGGACCCATCCAAATTAACAGTGGGAAGATTGCCATTTGAGTAATAGGACTCCTTGACCAGATGCACCCAAGGGATGTCAAGATTGTTGAAGTATTTATGTAGATTCTTTAACATGAGTGCCTTATTTTGTATTTCCAAATTGAGGACACCCAAACCTCCTTGCTCTTTAGGTCTGCATATCTTTTTCCATGCAACAAGGGCAGATCCATTAGCCTGGACATCAGCATTTTTCTTCCTCCATAAACAATGTCTCATGTATTTCACTACTTGCTCCTTAATGGCAACTGGAACATCAAAACAACACATGAAGAAAATTGGCATGGAAGCCAGAACAGATTTAACCAGCTGTAACTTGCCCCTATAGTTTAAGAAGTCAGCAATCCCACCTAACCTTGATTGTGTTCTTTGTACAATTGGCAAGAAATACTCCATGGAAGGTTTAATAATACAAAGAGGTAATCCAAGATATGTAAATGGTAAATAGTCTTTCTAACAATGCATTGTTGCAGAGAAATGATTGAGCTTCTCCTCACTCAAATTTATGGGAATCATATTTGATTTGTTGTAATTCACTTTCAATCCAGTAGACTCAGCAAAAGTTTGGAGCAGAGCTTTGAGGCAGAACAAGTTTCTAGCATCAGCTTTCATTATGACCAGagtgtcatcagcatattgaaTAATAGGGAAGTCAGGGCATGCAGCTGAAGGAATTGGTTTATCTATTAAACCTTGTGCCATTGCTTCATTCAAGATTGATTGTAGAAGGTCAGCTGCCAGCACAAAAAGGAGGGGTGATAAAGGATCCCCTTGCCTAACCCCTCTTTTGCAATAGAATTTCTTTCTAGGTGATCCATTCAGTAGAACAGCAGAAGTTCCAGTACTAAGGATTAATTGAATCCATCTGATCCATTTTTTTATTTGAATTGTAACTTTTTTTCTGAACTGTACAACCTTTTGAGAAAAAGTTAGCACTTTATGGATCATAGCAAATCATTACACATTGTCTTCCGGATACAATCCGGAGCAAAGTTTCTGAAAACAGAAGAAATAAAAAGCTCCGCAGAGCGTGCTAAAATGTGTGCCGACTCATTACACTGATGACGAACATGAGAAACAGAGAACTCATGAAAACTAGTAGCGATGGTCTTGATGTCTTGCACGACCACGCCCACATAGCTCCTATCCTGCACCTGAGAATTAATGTGTTGGACCAACGAAAGGCAGTCTAAAACTACCTGAATCTTGCTGAAACCTTCATCGGTAGCTAAGGAGACAGCGCGGCGCATCGCCAACGCTTCTGCTAACTTACGCGCCGTAACCCCATCAAGAAGCTCGCTGCAGCCAGCTAAGCACGTACCGAGGTGGTTCCGGATTACGACGCCAACTCCCATCTTACCAGATGAAGGGAAAAGGGGCTGCATCAACATTGATATGAACCTTGTCTTCAGGCGGCGGATTCCATCGTGCAACAGAAGATATGGAGTCACGCCTAGTAGAAGGGTCAGATTTGAAAAGATGCAGCTCAATTAGTCCAGCATAAGCTCTGATTTGTTAGAAAACAGAGTGTGGGATTTTCATTAGTTCGCCATTTCTGGCTCCGTTCCTAGAAGTCCAGAGATGCCACACAACCACAGCGAGTACCATTTTCTCTCTGTCCGTAGTCCTGAGCAAAAAAGCATGCAGCCAGGTTTCTGGACTAGTGAACGTCTTCCTCCTTAATTTGATGCCATAGATAGGTTTGATTTCTTGCCAGACTTCCGTGGCGAACTGGCAAAAGAGGAATACATGCTCGATACTCTCTTCACGGTTGCAGTAGACACATGACCTTACGGCTGGAATGTGTCTTCTACAAAGTTGAACTCCCGATGGCAGACAATCATGTGCAAAACGCCACAAATTAATCTTCATCTTGCCGGGAGCTTTAATGGCCCGGAgcttcactagtaggaaaacccttataggcaaagcttagttctgtggcgcaccacgaaaaatacgccacagaatattattttgtggcgcaccattctgggtgcgccacagaaatagcttaattttgtggcgcactatgaaacgctgcgccacaaaaacttggtggggcccacatcctgtcaCGCCCAACCATTGGTTTTACCTTTTCTACGGCGCACTgcacctggtgcgccacagaaataacgtattctgtggcgcactggcctcggtgcgccacagaaattatgttttctgtggcgcacttgtctcggtgcgccacagaaataacgtgtccTATATCAAGGTCGTACCCCTCCCTCGCCACAGAAGTTCCTCTCCCCTCTCTTCCCTctctccccgcgccgccgccttccatggcgagcgctgccgtcgctgtcgccgccgccgccgccttcctccgcgagggccggatgccgccacgctccacccatccccgccaccagcagcacaagccgctgcggcgtggaggaggaggggccggcgcggcgtcaaggtggaggagccgccgccgcgtcaaggtggaggagccgccgcgacctccacccctgccgtcgtcgtcggtgagctcctccacaactctccaaatcgtcggtgagctccctcccctcccctccctcttcctcccccgcgcgagcacaacgtgctcgacgaaatgctcgctcggttggctctggatgcattgctgctagtGATGCTTATTGGAGTGTTCTATATGAGTGACACTTCTATGCTGCTGGTTTAGGGTTCATAggaatttgatgccctggtttagggttcatagcaaaaaatgaaatgctactggttcatttgatgctactggttcatttgttgtgctcagtgaggttaactgTTAATCTTGATGGCTTATTACCTCTTTTGGTTCATTTGTTGTGCTCATGAGGTTAACTGTTAACAATTTTCTTGATGGGTTCATAGGAATTTGATGCTACTGTTCATTTAAATGCttgttgtgctcagtgaggttaactggttcataggaatttaaatgcatgaaatgctactggtgggcttgtatacatacatatttatagttgctcttggttggcctgggattagttttctggaccccaagtaattctctgttgggattagttttctggaccccaagtTTTTTGGACCCCTgatgatttacttgatggattcttgtgagcttatggtatgcttataatgctctgattagtggggatgcttactggatcatgtgcatatagttcatatagttccctaaaaataaagaatgctccctggccagaagcttgatgtcttagctcagccaatgatgcaaaggctgaggcaaaaacttggataagaacatatactaaaatgtgtgatttaaatggaatgcttatgatggttactaccaagtgatgaataatcccttatggtaccccagctttgttttgaactcaactgagtaatgataaatttctatttcttgtgttggctttgatgaaaatagagatatccacagtaggggatcatgtaaatgaatgccactgtggtatcctttgaagaaaaaggactgtttctgatggttttaaaaggctaggtggtgctaggtgattcagttggctaccaagacttgtctcatctggttagctgggatatgctatgtgttgttgcttgtttaggcatatctatcacttactggatttactggttcttgattggcctctcttttgccagcatcacttggtctatataccaagtgatgaataatccctttggagcatctgctccatgcatgctatgtgtgtttgagcatcttgacttatgtccctatgataatggatcatcaaatgtttccctttgtccctggttgcctccttaattgatgccttatgatccaaatgatccaagtcccttgcatgatcccatttgtccctaatgttgcttaattaagatgaataaattccctctaatcaccatttggagatcaagactagttcttgatatccattagctagactccaatattaaaaatgtctcccaaatatggagacaaacattttaacattaccccaatgttatttctctcaaattgacagtttctgatggtatgcttgctcctcactgtactttatcaattccctactgatcctaagtacccatgaatatctggtggtgttcttctgctgtttagttactgtcaacacatgtgtttgcatgtgtgtgtgagctgcttgtagtgtcacttgactattcaagtttcaatgttggttacttttcctctagtgcaagaaatggttgagcagatgtttatccactgttggcctttattcttgggtagctcaaagtgtcatgcacttactggatcatcaaatgtttcccttaatttgtccctggttgcctccttaattgatgccttatgatccaaattactatattattggattgagtgatatggctactgcttgtttgctctccaaatgctatatatgtgtatttgaccatgcttatgatggatttcttttaaggactctagctagattagaggggaaaaagttgctgctttgttgcctatgataatggatcatcaaatgtttcctttgtccctggttgcctccttaattgatgccttatgatccaaatgacccaagtcccttgcatgatcccatttgtccctaatgttgcttaagatgaataaattccctctaatcaccatttggagatcaagactagttcttgatttccattagctagactccaatattaaaaatgtctcccaaatatggagacaaacattttaacattaccccaagtgatttacttgtcgatgattagatggttggtcgatcactcgtacactcgggggtggagcaagtgaggcttggtgtgatggcacaaatatcaatatcttgtgcatcctacctggcctcacttactccatccctggatgttaatatttgtttcgaccaacaaagtatgaggcattccatttagttcatatatactagctacttcttaattgcattggcctttcttccattttagtgccgatgattaaattgtttggtcacttgtacactctggggtggggccagtgagcctggtgcgatggcacaaatatcaatctcttgtgcatcctacctggcctcactgaccccatcccggaatgttaatatttctttcgaccaacaaagtatgaggcatatgatatctagttgagataccacttggctctttcttccattttagtgccgatgattagaatgtttggtcacctatacgccgcaatatactttgtagacgagcccccctttccctggccaccgttccgtgaacgagtccttgacgagacaacaacgccgacatgcctctccggcgcagcaccacttttcttctctcgccgtccagtacgtgaacgagtccttaatgccaagacggtgccagcctccctagcatcatgccgacccctgttgtcgcgcttcaggccgtgtcgatcacgcgccctgcactctcctgcagggcgcgggacacacggcttgaagcgcggcaacacggcccggcataatgctgggcaggccggcacggtctttgcatcaaggactcgttcactggacagcgagggactggcgtggttctgcgccggagatgcagatcggcgttgttgtgtcgtcaagcacccgttgacggaacgccgaccgggaaaaggggcccttctgcaaagtatacggcggtgtatactgcaactatggtttctgaccatagtatttgtgttgaccaacaatgtatgaggcacatattctattttgtcattccatttgctttgagattttcaaaatgccgatgattaaaatgtttggtcaccgtacacttgggggtggcgtaagtgagcctggtaagatagcacaaatatcaatctcttgtgcatcctacctggcctcgcttacaccatccctaaatgttaatatttgtgttgaccaacaatgtatgaggcacttattccattttgtcattccatttgctttgagattttcaaaatgccgatgattaaaatgtttggtcaccgtacacttgggggtggcgtaagtgagcctggtaagatagcacaaatatcaatctcttgtgcatcggacttggcctcactgacgccatccctaaatgttaatatttgtgttgaccaacaatgtatgaggcacttattccattttgtcattccatttgctttgagattttcaaaatgccgatgattaaaatgtttggtcaccgtacactcgggggcggcgtaagtgagtctggtaagatagcacaaatatcaatctcttgtgcatcggacttggtctcacttacaccgtccctgaatgttaatatttgtgttgaccaacaatgtatgaggcatttattccatttctcttgtgcatcggacttgttggtctcactttcttccattttcatcatagtaggaactggatgaaggaccccgatgcaagcgagcctggtgggtagagatgacggagcaaaggaggaaccggatgaagactactttgtatctcgaaattgtgaattttgtatgaattaagagttgtatgcaaaacatttgacacttgccactatatatgtatctcgatcgggctctaagtaatgtgatgatgatgtctatgttatatctgtgcaatgtacatgatatttatattatatctgaatgttgctgtatataacctgtgtatctgtattgctgtgtataaactgcatatgtatagcaggcagcacaaaatcgtgtataatacaagcaaattctgtggcgcacttagaaccaattctgtggcgcacccttttctgtggcgcacctaagaacaagtgcgccacagaaaccttagttctgtggcgcatgggcaggtgcgccacagaaaccttatttttgtggcgacgtttctgtggcgcacctcccatgcgccacagaatccatttttggtgcgccactgatgaggcttttcctactagtgcttcTTCCACAGAACCATCTCTGCTTCAGTTTCTGAGCTGGCACCACCACCCTTTCTGCTGCGGTCTAGAAAGAATTTTTCAGTTCTTGCAAGATTATAAGCCGAGGTCACAGTGTAGTCGCCAAAACGAGTGGCAGGCCAGGAAACGAAATCGTCCCCGCCTCTTCGACTGATAGGAATCTGAAGAACCTTGGTCGCTATCTCCTCTTCAAAAACGATatgcacaacatctgcatcccaagAACGGCGATCCTCGGACATCAGAAATTCAACCGTTGCGCCATCAGGGATGGGTGTCAGGGGAGTAAACGACCCAGGCTTGACGCCCGGTATCCAGCTATCAGTCAACACACTGATCTTTCTACCATCTCCAACACTCCATCGGATCCCTCGCTTGACCAACTCCAAACCAAAACAAATGCTGTGCCATGTGTACGAGGCTGATCGGGGTTGAGGTACATTCCAAAAATCGCCATCAGGAAAGTACCTACCCTTTAGAACCCTTGCACACAACGAAGTAGGATCCGTGAGTAATCTCCAGCTTTGGCGCCCCAACATAGCCTGGTTAAAGAGGACCAGATCTCTAAAACCCATGCCAACAAGAAACTTAGGAGTTGACAGCCACTCCCAACTGCGCCAATGCATTTTTTCCTTCCCTTTTCAATACCCCACCAATAATCAGCTATCGCTCTGCGTAGAGTATCACAAATAGAGATAGGAATCTGTCGGAATAGCTTGGATAATAGCCTTTAGTAAAGTTTCTTTCCCAGATCGAGAAGCAGGTCTATCCGaccatccattcaaatgtttccaaGTTCGTTCCACAATCGAACGAAAAGACGTGGTAGGTGATCTACCAACTCCCGTGGGCATACCCACATAGGTCTCTTGAAGAGCCTCGTTGATCACCCCTAATTGGTTCATCACATCCAGCTTCACTTGATTATCATAGTGAAGACCAAAAAAGATGGACGATTTGTCCATATTAACTTTCTGACCCGAACCTTGGCAATACAAAGAAGGAGTCTCCTTCAACGCCTCTACACTTCTTGAATCACTTCGTGCAAAGAAGATGCTATCATCTGCGAATAGGAGATGGGAAATAGGTGGACCTGAACGGCCGTTACGGACTCCTTGTAGAACCCCCACATTCACCCTATGAAACAGCAGACTAGACAAACCCTCGGTACAAAGTAAAAAGAGGTAGGGACTGATGGGATCCCCTTGTCGAATTCCTCTTGTAGGTACAAGAGGCGAAGTGAGCTCTCCATTGATACGGACTGCATAACGAACATTTGTCACACATCTTATAACAGTATTAATCCATTCCAAGGAGAAGCCCAATATGCAAAGACAATCATTTGGTAGGGCCCATTTGATACAGCGCTGTTTTGATTTCGTCATCCAGATATGGTTTAGTGAGATCATCATTCATTTCATTCGTCACTTTAGGATGAATTGCATCAATCACAGCAGCATCATCAAAAGCTTCAGAGGAGGAAAGGTCACCATAGAATTTCTCAGCCATACCTTTAATAGTAGGGAGATCCTCAAAGCGAGCCCCATTTTCATCAACAATGGCCCTGATTTTATTTGTGTGCCTACGCGTCGTCGCACGTGCATGAAAAAATGTTGTATTGCGATCCCCTTCCTTGAGCCACTCGACCCTTGATCGTTGTCTAGCAATTATTTCTTCCCGTTCAAACAATTCACATAGTCGACGCTCAGCAGTACTTGCCGCCAAATCATTAGCAGCAGACCACGGATGCAGCCTCGATCAGAGACCTCAGTTTACTTTCCAAATTCTTTATTTCTTTCCGAACAGAACCAAAGCACTCCTGACTCCACCGTTGCAGTCTAACTGCCACTGACCCAAGGTTGTCCCAGGTTGCTTGCAGCGAGAGTGAGCCATCACTCACCTCTCCCCAGGCTTTTTCCATCATATCTCTATAATCTGGTGCACGTAACCAGGCTGCTTCAAAGTGAAACCCAGATTGCACAGGTTTTCGTGAATCAGGTCGACCAAAGCTTTGCAGCCTGACCAGAATCGCAAAATGATCTGTCGTGGTGGTAATGATGTTCTCTACATTAGCATCATCAAATAGAGTGTTGAATTCACCATTTGCCACCGCTCCATCAAGTCTCACTCGCACCCTGGCGTCAGCATTTTGCCTATTTGACCAAGTGAACAAAGGACCCGAGAAACCCATGTCCACAAGACCACAATCATCGAGGCACTGTCTGAATAACTCCATCTGTGCATCTGAACGAGGAACTGGCCCTGAGTGCTCATCCTGAGTGAGTGCTTCGTTGAAATCGCCACACACAAGCCATGGGCCATCCCTTTGAGTCCTCAGTCGCCGCAACAAACTCCAAAACTCATGACGTTTGTCTCTGCATGGCTCCCCATAAACGAAAGAAATCCTCCAGGGCGCTACACCTTCAGACGAAACATTCACATCGATACAATGAGAGTACCTGATAGCACACGAAACAACGAAGCCGAAGAGAAGCAAACTATGGACAGGTTAATGGACCGGCCCATTAGTGGGTGTCCTTCAGGCGCCGTAATGACCTGGGCCATGTCTCCTCTGGGTACCGGCCCACAGCCCACAGCCCAAATCAGTACCGAGCCTCACTCACGTATCGCACAGAATAGAAAGGCGAAAGTTTAGGGACGGGAGAGAACAGAGGACGGGAGCGGGAGCGGGAGCTAGGGTTCCGGCGGCgatggcgatggcggcggtgAGGAAGGCGACGTCCAGCGCCACAGCGCGGTCGGCGGCGGCGAGGTTCGGCCAGACGAGGCCCCGCTCCTCCGGCAGCCGGGCCTCCAGCGTCGGC
This Lolium perenne isolate Kyuss_39 chromosome 1, Kyuss_2.0, whole genome shotgun sequence DNA region includes the following protein-coding sequences:
- the LOC139835006 gene encoding uncharacterized protein — protein: MELFRQCLDDCGLVDMGFSGPLFTWSNRQNADARVRVRLDGAVANGEFNTLFDDANVENIITTTTDHFAILVRLQSFGRPDSRKPVQSGFHFEAAWLRAPDYRDMMEKAWGEVSDGSLSLQATWDNLGSVAVRLQRWSQECFGSVRKEIKNLESKLRSLIEAASVVCC